From Streptomyces sp. NBC_01460, a single genomic window includes:
- a CDS encoding ribosome-inactivating family protein: MQHLMIHDVRPVLPRKLREARESPLRRIRRRAGALLLAFALAVGLAGLTAPAAQADPNQPLTVYDWVTDGLGNGGTDPHNGYWGMIANIHSVSGHDFYQTSVDETTSQTSRLIQINVWRYGQQQAALYFWANNLYLAGFYQPGEGHFAFNDTWPDSFDAVLGVNARRLPWNGNYATLPGGSNRSDDVINGPSLDDALQQLRTASTHLNTAAGTQRLGNALVMIIQATSEAARFGRIFNTVRNNILNRTSNQLTADAVNLEQNWGSISSWVYRVLNNPAQPPLVVGGRTFSTLQALILYVSYLEIHSGSRPR; this comes from the coding sequence GTGCAGCACCTCATGATCCACGACGTCCGGCCGGTGCTTCCGCGAAAGTTACGGGAGGCACGAGAGAGTCCGCTGCGGCGGATACGGCGCCGGGCAGGAGCCCTGCTCCTGGCCTTCGCCCTGGCCGTCGGGCTGGCCGGGCTGACCGCACCCGCGGCGCAGGCGGACCCCAACCAGCCGCTCACGGTGTACGACTGGGTCACCGACGGCCTGGGAAACGGCGGCACCGACCCGCACAACGGCTACTGGGGCATGATCGCCAACATCCACTCGGTCAGCGGGCATGACTTCTACCAGACGTCGGTCGACGAGACCACCTCGCAGACCTCGCGTCTGATCCAGATCAACGTATGGCGCTACGGACAGCAGCAGGCCGCCCTGTATTTCTGGGCCAACAACCTCTACCTGGCGGGCTTCTACCAGCCGGGGGAGGGCCACTTCGCCTTCAACGACACCTGGCCCGACAGCTTCGACGCCGTCCTCGGGGTCAACGCCCGCCGACTTCCCTGGAACGGCAACTACGCCACCCTGCCCGGCGGCAGCAATCGCTCGGACGATGTCATCAACGGGCCGAGCCTCGACGACGCCCTTCAGCAACTGCGTACCGCCAGCACCCACCTGAACACCGCGGCGGGTACCCAGCGGCTCGGCAATGCCCTGGTCATGATCATCCAGGCGACCTCCGAGGCCGCGCGGTTCGGTCGTATCTTCAACACGGTCCGCAACAACATCCTCAACCGGACCTCGAATCAGCTCACCGCTGATGCCGTGAACCTGGAACAGAACTGGGGCTCCATCTCCAGCTGGGTCTACAGGGTTCTCAACAACCCCGCCCAGCCGCCCCTCGTCGTAGGCGGCCGCACCTTCTCCACCCTCCAGGCGCTGATCCTGTACGTGTCCTACCTGGAGATCCACAGCGGATCGCGTCCGCGCTGA